From Musa acuminata AAA Group cultivar baxijiao chromosome BXJ3-8, Cavendish_Baxijiao_AAA, whole genome shotgun sequence, one genomic window encodes:
- the LOC103994450 gene encoding protein EXORDIUM-like 5: MISKLSFLLLLLPTLLLAASPFPRGSKIKAATADFQAARMRSAQGAGSGALLSSSKRYEGSSDLVHLRYHMGPVLSSPINLYLIWYGPWPAAHRATLRDFLLSLSDPSPPPPSAAQWWSTVALYSDQTGANVSRRVSVAAEAHLRGLPRGASLTRLGVQLVIADALASGSLPVDHGRGAYLVLTSPGVAVQDFCRAACGFHYFTFPSLVGHTLPYAWVGHSGVQCPDVCAYPFAVPTYMTGVGAMRPPNGDVGVDGMVSVLAHELAELSTNPLVNAWYAGEDPTAPTEIADLCEGVYGTGGGGGYTGQVSKDELGRSYNLNGRNGRKFLVQWVWSPIVKACRGPNAMD, from the coding sequence ATGATATCTAAGCtctccttccttctcctcctccttcccactCTTCTTCTTGCTGCATCACCTTTTCCTCGTGGCAGCAAAATCAAAGCAGCAACAGCCGATTTTCAGGCGGCAAGGATGAGATCAGCACAGGGAGCAGGCTCCGGCGCGCTGCTGTCGTCGTCCAAGCGCTACGAAGGGTCGTCCGACCTCGTCCACCTGCGCTACCACATGGGCCCCGTCCTCTCCTCCCCCATCAACCTCTATCTCATCTGGTATGGCCCCTGGCCCGCCGCCCACCGGGCCACACTCCGCGACTTCTTGCTCTCCCTCTCCGACCCCTCCCCGCCGCCGCCCTCCGCCGCGCAGTGGTGGTCCACCGTCGCGCTCTACTCCGACCAGACCGGCGCCAACGTCTCCCGCCGCGTCTCCGTCGCGGCCGAGGCCCACCTCCGGGGCCTCCCCCGCGGCGCCTCCCTCACCCGCCTCGGCGTGCAGCTCGTCATCGCCGACGCCCTCGCTTCCGGCTCTCTCCCCGTCGACCACGGCCGCGGCGCCTACCTCGTCCTGACATCCCCCGGGGTCGCCGTCCAGGACTTCTGCCGCGCCGCCTGCGGCTTCCACTACTTCACCTTCCCTTCCCTGGTCGGCCACACCCTCCCCTACGCCTGGGTCGGCCACAGCGGCGTGCAGTGCCCCGACGTGTGCGCTTACCCCTTCGCCGTGCCCACCTACATGACCGGCGTCGGGGCCATGCGCCCGCCCAACGGGGATGTCGGGGTGGACGGCATGGTCAGCGTGCTGGCGCACGAGCTCGCCGAGCTCTCCACCAACCCCTTGGTGAACGCCTGGTACGCCGGGGAGGATCCGACGGCGCCGACCGAGATCGCCGACCTCTGCGAGGGTGTCTACGGCACCGGCGGCGGAGGCGGGTACACCGGGCAGGTGAGCAAGGACGAGCTGGGGAGAAGCTACAACCTCAATGGGAGAAACGGGAGGAAGTTCTTGGTGCAGTGGGTGTGGAGCCCTATCGTGAAGGCTTGCAGAGGCCCCAATGCCATGGACTAG